The Phaenicophaeus curvirostris isolate KB17595 chromosome 23, BPBGC_Pcur_1.0, whole genome shotgun sequence genome includes the window gagtccaaccattcccaccaatcactaacccatgtccctcagcacctcatccacccgtcccttaaacccctccagggaaggtgactcgaccccctccctgggcagcctctgccactgcccagtgaccctttctgtgaaacattttttcctgatgtccagcttgaacctcccctggtggagcttgaggccattccctctcgtcctgtcccttgggagaagtcCCTGCTGGGACTGTGGGACCCTTGTtctgggcagctgctgccccgGGAAAACTACTGAAACTCCCTGAAGAGGCCCCCAGCAAAAGGTCACACGTTCCTCCAGCATTCCTTCACCTCCTGCTGAATATGATTTTCAGAGCCTTAACCTGTAGAGAATGAAGTTTTATTCAAACTGGAACCATAAGAGCTTGTAGTTCTGCGTGTGGAAGCTATGTACAGCTAAAGGTGCTATGCAAATCACTTCTATTGCATTAAACatagtatttattttgaaaataaatgcagtctACAAAGTATTTGATAAACCTTAAAGCTCCTtgctgcagaggcagagctgtggCCTGCGTTTTGCTGGGGAGGACGTCTCAGACGGCTGTTCCTCTCTCCAGGTTCTGTTTGATCTCAGCCGTGTACTTCCCGTAGAACCTCTCTGCCTTCTTGTTGAACTTGGCGTTCCTCTCGTTGATGTAGTCGATGTCGGCGTCATCGTTGTACGGGCGCCTCCGGCTGTACTTCTCGCGCTTTTCAATCCTGCAAGACAAGCAGGGGTGGCTGCGGGTGAGCCCTGGGGTCACACAAAGCTCCAGCGCATCATCTGTATCCTAGTATTTACTTACTGTTTTTCAAGGTCTGCCACCATTCTATCGACCCCCTCCTTCGATGGGACGTGAGTTCCGTGGAGAAGGCTGTCGGAGGTGGGATAAAGTGCTTCACcgctggaggagaggaacagaagggCAGCAGTTAAGCTGTAGCAATTGCACTGatttccctgctgctgtttgGTTCTTCACGTAACCCTTGGTGGCTCCTCCCATGACTGCACATCCGAGGGTCAGTGAGGACGCGCTGATGCTACCGAGCTCTCTAATTCTGAGACACTAACGCATCCCTACGGAAGATGCAGAAACCCCCTAGAATTCTAAACCCCTCCAAATGGAAACCTGGTGAGCTCTCCTCTGCCAGTTCAGTCTGTTTTCAAACTGCGCCAGGCTGCTTGAAAACTCTACCTGCTCTGGGAAGCAAGTGTCATCTGTTCACACATTTAAATACAATCTAATCAGCAAAGTGTTTCCTCAACTTCCATAATGCCAAGCTGGAAGAAACAGATGTCACCAAACCTCCCTCTACGCCTGGACGCAGGGTAGGTTATCAGGGAGTCCACGCCTTCCACAATGGTATTAAAAGACTAATTAATACCACAGTGTATATGAGAGTATGCATGTGCGGAAAGGATTAGTTTAAGCCTTAAGTGTTTGCCAATAATGCAGAAATAGCCCAGGCAGGATCAGATGCCTGAAACCCAAACTCACTACTGCTCCTTCAGCTTCTCGTACTGCTCCAGGTCGGGTTTGATCTGCCGGGTCAGCCGCTGGTACTGGCGCAGCTGGGCAGCCGCATAATCTGTGGGAGACGATGGATTAGAGCCACAGGCAAAGGGTTTATTTATTCCGTTTGCAGCTAAAATACTAACAAAGGTGTTACCAACATGGAGAGTTACATCCTTAAGCCATTACCTGAAAAACCCAGATCtggatttttcctcttctttttcctctcccatctCTCCGCATCCTCAGCACTGATCTCCAGCAGCTTAACTCGCTCGTAGTCTTCTCCTCTCGCTGCACATTCCTTACACAGCACAATGAACACAGCAAGATAGTGGCCAAGGATCAGACTTCGCTACAACTACCCCAACCAGTCCAGTAAATCTCTAGTGCAGGACAGTAATTTAGGTAATTGGGAGTCTAATTAGGAAATGGATTTTTAGGGGATAATGTCTGTACCAGCTCCTAGATCCCAGGAAAGGGATTCAGCCT containing:
- the SYF2 gene encoding pre-mRNA-splicing factor SYF2, translated to MAAAVSALGALGTPDPDGGGSSGSEDEARPGTAAAAQKREERLRKFRELHMKRNEARKLNHQEVVEEDKRLKLPANWEAKKARLEWELKVEEKKKECAARGEDYERVKLLEISAEDAERWERKKKRKNPDLGFSDYAAAQLRQYQRLTRQIKPDLEQYEKLKEQYGEALYPTSDSLLHGTHVPSKEGVDRMVADLEKQIEKREKYSRRRPYNDDADIDYINERNAKFNKKAERFYGKYTAEIKQNLERGTAV